TGATGCCGTTTAGCTTCTCGATTACCGAAGGTATTGCGCTGGGCTTTATCTCCTACTGCGTGATGAAAATCGGCACCGGACGTCTGCGTGACCTTAGCCCGTGCGTAATCATCGTGGCGCTGCTGTTTATCCTGAAGATTGTGTTTATCGACGGACACTAAAACCGATAGCTCGTTAAAAAAACCCGCCATGCGTTACCGCAGGCGGGTTTTTTATTTAGAGTTTCACCCTTTGAATAAACTCGCCAAATGCGGTCAATTGCCCGGTCAGGTGATCCAGCGTTCCCTGATCAATCACTTCTCCGGTTTGTGGATCGACTTTGTTCTGAATCACGCCGCCCATAAACTCTGGTTTGTTCATTACCATGGCATCGAGGAAGACCAGAATCTGGCGCAGATGATACTGACAGCGTGCGCCGCCAATTACGCCCATTGAGCTGGTCTGAATCAACACCGGTTTACCGGCCAATGGCTGATCGGGCAGGCGGGAAAGCCAGTCGATGGCATTTTTCAGCCCGCCCGGCACCGAGTAGTTATATTCCGGCGTCACGATCACCACACCATCCGCCTGACGAATCTGTTCCGCCAGAGCTTCAACCGTTGCTGGAAAACCGTCTTCCTGCTGTACGTCTGCGTCATATAAGGGAATGTCAGCAATAGATGGCAACGCGTTAACTTCCATACCCGCTGGGGCAATTTTCGGCAGCGTACGTGCAACCATGCCATTAAATGAACCTTTGCGCAGGCTTCCCAATAACGTAACCACCTTCAATTTTTCAGACATGATGACTCCTGTGGTTGTCTATCAATTTGGCAAAAATGACTTCACGGTAGAGAGCTGGGCAAAACGCATCATCCGGCTGGTAGGATTATTGGCGCGGCTGTGAATATCCGGCAGGCTTTTCCAGCCTTGCCTACCATCAAACTCCCAGACATTGAGCTTTTCAATCGCTGGGCTGACCGCCACGGACCATACCAGCACTTCCTCTGCGTCGCATATTGCTTCTACATGATTTACATGGGCACATTTCAGGCGTCCCGCAATGGGCATCAACTGCAGATTTCGCGGGTCGTCATTCAGAACATCACCGGTAAGTTTTAGCACGCTTCGGCGCAGCGTGATGAGCTGCGCTCGCGCTTCGTTAGGATCGTTCTGCTTACTGATCCATAGTGATTCATTGCTGGAAAAAGCATGGTTATCGGGCGCGTGAGGGCTATGAAACCCACGAGTCGCGCGCTGTAGTTCCATATCGAGGCCACATTCACCTTCGGTTGTTAACGCCACACCGACCATGTTTCCTGCATAGGATATTGAAAATGATGGTAAATTTTTATCGTGGAAAACCGGCTTTCCTTTAGCCTGGGTGACGATTTCCGGCAATTCACTAATGCCGTACAGCAAGAACATCAGTTCTGCGAGTAAACCTCTGGACGCCAGGAAACGACTTTGACGATGAGGGGGAAGATTTAGGGCTTCTTGATGACACTGGGAGGGTAGACGAACAGATATCAGGTGTCCTTCCGTTAAAATCCCTCGGGCAAAGTGAGTCGCCATTTTTCGCTCCATGCTTAATGGTCCATTATGAATACAGAGTAATCATTTACTGAAATTATGGACAGACTAAAGCGGCGAAAAGTTCGATTCAGATAAATTTATTACATGTTTTTTACATTTTATCGCGAAATATGGTCGCGTTTTATACGATTTAATTATGTCATCGAGGCGTAAAGATTTTTAATGGTTTCCCGTAACCAGACGATCTTCGGGTTATGGCTGTTCCGTTTGTGCCACAGCAGAGTAAACGGCACTTCCAGCTTTTTTTGCTGGATTTCGTCAAACGGGAGAGGGAGTGCAACCAGTGGAAGCTGGTGGAGTTGGTTGTAGTACTGACAGTAGCGCGGTGCGGTCGCCAGTAGCAGATTGTCGGGCTGCGCCGCCATAAACAGTGACTGCTCGAATTCCGGCAGACTCATGGCAATCGTGCGTTCGCGTCCTGATTCCTGCAACACATTGTCCAGCGCCCAGGTATCGCTCTGTTCCCAGCAAATGCTGATATGTGGATAACGTAAAAAAGTATCCAGATCCCATTCTTCACGCAGCGCCGGATGATCTTTGCGCAACCAGACGCACGGTAAGTCTGTAAATAATACGTCATAATCAATAGACAACGGCAGAAGACTAAGCTGTTCTCGCGAGCGAGGGTGGCTTTCTCGTCCGGTAAAACCGATATCCACTTCGCCACGAATAATTGCATCCAACGAGTCATAATCCCAGTTGCGCAGTTTAATCGTCGCCTGTGGGTAACGCTGGTAAATATGTTTCGACAGCGCGTTAAACATGATCATCATCAGCGGCGATTCTGCTGCCAGCTCAAACTTAAGACCACGTGGCGTTTGGTGGTGCGGTTTATCCAGCAGCAGATTGCTCATTTGCATCCACTCCGCCAGATTTTGCTCCATGCTGACCATCAGCGGCGTTGGCGTCAGGCCCAGCGGTGAGTTCACAAAGAGCAGGTCATCAAACCATATCCGAAGCTTTGCCAGAGATTTGCTCACCGCCGAAGGCGTCACGTTCATCCGCTTCGCCGCTTTGGTCACGCTGCGCTCCTGCATCAGCAGTTGCAGGCAGAGCAGCAAATTCAGATCAAGTGTGGTGATGGATTTCTTCATGAGCGGTAACGGGGCGTCCAGGCGCGACGAGCATAATCAGCAACAGGCTCACTATGCTACAGGCAATCAGAATCCCGATCAGCATATTCCATGCGCCTACGCCGACTACCGCCGCTAGCCAAATCCACAGTGATGAACCGCAAACCTGTGCAATGCCTAATGTCGAACTGGCTACGCCCGCGCGTAATGAAAACGGCCCTAACGCCTGACTCATTGCCACGCCGAATCCCACCGAAAAACCAGCGCAAATCAACGTGATGCCAAATAGCGAAACTGCATGGGAAGGCGAAACCGCAAGGATGATTCCCGCCGCCAGAAATAACACCTGCGAGGTGATCATCAACGTACGTGGCTTAAAAATCCCCAACGCAAATGGCGTGGAGAACGATACGGTCATGCTGACACCTGCGGTCAACGCCATAATGGTGGCGTATTCTCCGCGCGCAAAGCCCATGATTTCCATCAGCAATACTGGCGACGTATTCACGAAGGTAAGTATGACTGAGACGCTGAGGGTGGTGATAAGCACTCGACTGAGGAAAAAGCGGTTAAGCAACGACTCGGTATTTTCTCGTGTTTTGCCCGAAGCGGCAGGTGTCGCAGGGCGGGTTTCTTTTAAAATAAACAATGACAACATGAGTACCGCGACACCCATCAGCGCCATTACCCAGAACAGGCTCTGCCACGGGAACTTAAGCATAATCAGGTGGCCAAGCACTGGCGCTAACACCGGAATGATGCAGGTAATGCCGTTGAGTAATGACAGCACTTTTGCCCGACGTCGATCGTCCAGCGTGTCGCGTAAAATCGCGAATGCCACCACGTAACAACAGCCCGCGCCGAGTCCCTGCAAAAAGCGTCCTGCAAGAAATAACGCGCTGGTTTCAGCCAGTGAACAGAACACCGAGGCGATAATAAATAGCGCCGCGCCGGGGATGGCGACAGGTTTTCTCCCTGAACGGTCGGCCACTTTCCCGGCAAATAGCATTGCTGCTGCCATCCCCGCAAGGTAAACGGAGAACGCAATATGCAACTGCGCTTCGCTGGCATTGAGATCGGCGGCGATGCGCGGTAAGCCGACCAGGTACATATCAATACCTGCGGGATAGAGTAAAACCAGGGCAAAACTACAAATTAAAAAGCGGGACATGGGATAAAGCGTCCTGACGGGAAGGTGACGCAAAGCATACGTGGTGAAGGAGAATCAGGCGAGTTGCCATTTGGACAAAAGAGATTTCCTGGCAGGAAAGAAGCCAGCGAATGACCGCTGGCTTCTTTAAGGGCTTAGCTAAATTTAGGTAACACGTTAAAGACGTTGCCGAACCAGCACAAAATCACGGCGATACCAAAGAGAATGACAACCGCTGGAATAAGATTACCGCCCCAGACCGTGAATATCTGATTGGGAAACTTCTTGCGTGCTTTGATTGCCAGTACCGCGGGGATAATGACCGCCCAGATGGTGGCGCACAGTCCGGCACCGCCAATCCCGTAAATAAAGCCATTCGGGAAGACGAGATACAACAAAGCGGGTGGCAGGAAGGTTAACAGCACGGTTTTGAAACGTCCGCCGTGGGAGTTATCAATCTTAAACAGATCCGCCAGGTAATCGAACAGCCCAAGCGTGACGCCAAAGAACGAACTGGCGACAGCTAAGTTGGAGAACACCAGCAGGCAAAATTCGATAATGCCATGCTGTTTGGTGCCGAGGAACGTTTTTACCAGTGAATCAACGTTACCGCCCGAGGAGATAATCGCTTTAAAACTTTCTCGCGAGATATTCCCCATCGTGCAATAAAGCCAGAAGAGATAAATCACCAGTGCCAGCAGCGAGCCGAAAACTACGCTTTTGATTAGTTTATCTTTCTTTTTTCCATAGCAAATAATCAGACTGGGAATATTGCCGTGGAAACCAAATGACGCCAGACACACCGGCAAAGCCATAAAGATATACGGGAAGTAAGACGTCCCCGCAGTCGTGCTGGTGGAATCGCGCAGAATGGAATAATCGACCTGGAAGAAGAAAGAACCAAACACGATCACAAAGGAGATAATCTTCAGCCCGAGGAACAACGAGGTAATACGACTGGCGGCTAAAGAGCTTATCCACAATACGCTGGCAACGAAAATGGCCGTACAGATCCCGACAATGCGTGGATTAGCGTGATAGCCCAAATTCATCGATATCGTTTCGCTAATGATTGCGCCGTTAGCAGAGATATAAGCATAAGTGAGAATATAAAGAACGAAGGCAACGGTAATACCGCTAATAATGTTCCAGGTGTTGCCAATTAAATCTTTGGTGATGGTGTTAAAACTGGAGCCGACGGGATAATTTAAGTTTGCTTCTAATAATAATAGGCCTGAATGTAACATTGAAAACCAGGCGATAATAAGAATAAAAGCGCCCCAAAAAAACCAGGCACCGGCAAGGTCAACAGGTAAAGCAAACATCCCACCGCCAATTACTGTACCGGCTATAACCATAACACCCCAAAATGCAGAGTGCTTTTTTTCTGATTGATCAGTCATGATGCCACCTTTAGAGGAAGGCTATTTTTGTTATTGAGGATGTAGGGGAAATAGAGTGGCTAACATCCTTATAGCCACTCTGTAGTGTTAATTAAACTTCTTTCAGTTTTGCGGTGAAGTGACGCAATACTTTTGGTTCGTAGGTAAAGGTTAATCCTTTAATATTTGTCGCGTTCTCTTTCACATGTTTGAAGGCTTCAATAATGAAGTCCATATGTGTTTGGGTATATGTTGCACGTGGAATGGTTAAACGCAGCAGTTCTGCCGGGCAAGGCAGTTGTTTACCGGTTTTCGGATCGCGACCTAACAGGAAGGAACCAATTTCTACCGCACGGATACCGGCGACTTTATACAATTCGCACGCCAGTGCCTGTGCCGGGAATTGATCTGCCGGGATATGCGGTAACAGTTTACCGGCATCAACGAACGCCGCGTGACCGCCCGCCTGTTGGCATACTACGCCAATCTCTTCCAGACCATCGACCAGATACTGCACCTGCGCAATACGATAAGCCAGCCAGTCATGGTTCATGCCGTCATACAGACCCACCGCCAGACGCTCCATCGCACCGCCTTCCAGACCACCATAAGTCGGGAAGCCTTCCTGCACTACGCACAGCGTTCTGCATTCGGTGTAGACATCGAAGAAGCTGTCGTCTTTCACGCACAGCAGGCCGCCCATCGGCACCATCGCATCTTTCTTGGCGGACATCGCCAGCATATCGGCATATTTATAGGTTTCGCGAGTGATCTGCTCGATAGTCCAGTCTTTATATTCCGCTTCACGCTGTTTGATGAAATAGGCGTTTTCGGCAAAGCGCGCGGAGTCCATCACTACCGGAATATCGTATTTCTTCGCAATGCTGTACATCGCTTTCATATTTGCCAGTGAAACCGGCTGGCCGCCTGCGGAGTTGCTGGTAATGGTCGCAACGATATACGGCACGTTATTCGGGCCAACTTCTTCAATACCGCGTTCTAATCCTTCGAGGTCAAAGTTGCCTTTAAAGTCGTAACGTACGCCAGTATCGAAGGCTTCTTTGATATAGACGTTACGCACGGTACAGCCGTTAATCTGGCTATGACCCTGAGTGGTATCGAAGAAATAGTTAGAGAACGCCACCATTTTGCTGCGATCCAGACCTTTTTCCTGCTCGCGTTTTTTAATCAGTACCGGAATATAGATTTGCTCTGCGCCACGGCCCTGGTGGGTCGGAATAGTGTATTGATAACCAAAGATATTTTTTACTGACTCGGCTAACGCATAGTAGCTGCGGCTGCCACTGTAGGCTTCGTCGCCGCGCATCATCGCTGCCTGCATACTTTGAGTTACCGCCCCGGTGCCGCTGTCGGTCAGTAAATCGATAAACACATCTTCGCTATCCAGCAGGAACGGGTTCATACCAGATTTAATAATCGCTTCTTCACGGTAAGCGCGAGTCGTACGTTTTACTGGCTCAATAACACGAATGCGGAACGGTTCAGGGAGATGTTTAAAGTTTTCCATTGCATAATCCTTCATTTATTTTAATTACAGTGATCCCTGTGAATATTGCGTCTGCAATAACCATTAATTCACCATAATTATGTATGCGAGTACATTTATTTAGACGAGCAAATAGATAAAGCAATAATGGCTTGTCTAAAAGGTAAAATTAAGGCATGGCAAACTAATAGATCACATTGAATCCAATTGGTTTGACTCTGGTGATGGCTACAGAAGGGAAAATTAAGGGCGGTGATCGACAATCTTGTTGTCAATATTGAACCACTTTGAGGTCACACATATATGTAAGATATTCATAATGCACTTATCCTCGAAAGACATGTTGCTACACTATTACATTAAGGTTTTTATATCTATTCCTAAGTTTATTAAATGTGAATCGAATCACAATCGTTCGAGATGCATTATTAAATGTTTTTTCAGAAAAATACGCTGCATTAAAATTTTAATGTTTATAAGATGAATTGATTAATAAAAAGTATGCAAACAGGAAAACAAAGCCGCATCCTGATTACCAGATGCGGCTTCGTAAGTGCGGTTACTTACCGATACAGAAGCTGGAGAAAATCCGCCCCAGTAGGTCGTCAGAGGTAAACTCCCCGGTAATCTCGCTCAAGTTCTGCTGCGCCAGGCGCAGCTCTTCCGCCAGCAATTCGCCAGCCCATGCGCCCAACAGCTGTGCTTTACCTTGCTGCAAATGCTCCGCCGCCTGTTCCAGCGCCTGTAGGTGACGACGGCGCGCCAGGAAGCCGCCTTCCATGTTGGTGTCAAAGCCCATGCTCTGTTTGAGATGGTTACGCAGCACGTCCACACCTTCACCAGTTCTTGCCGAGAGACGAATTAACGCGTGACCGTTCACTTCGCTCATTCCCAGCGTTTCGCCGGTGATATCGGCTTTATTGCGCACGACGGTGATCGGTAGTTTCGCAGGCAGACGGGCGATAAATTCCGGCCAGATCTCTGCCGGATCAACGGCATCTGTCGTGGTGCCATCGACCATAAACAGCACGCGGTCGGCCTGTTCAATTTCCTGCCACGCACGCTCGATACCAATACGTTCCACTTCGTCACTGGCTTCACGTAACCCGGCGGTGTCGATGATATGCAGCGGCATTCCGTCAATGTGGATATGCTCACGCAGCACGTCACGCGTGGTTCCGGCGATATCAGTTACGATCGCCGCTTCACGCCCAGCCAGCGCGTTCAGCAGGCTCGATTTACCGGCGTTAGGACGCCCGGCAATCACCACTTTCATCCCTTCGCGCAACAGGCTGCCCTGACGAGCTTCGGCGCGTACTGCGTCAAGATCGGCAATTACGCCATTGAGCTGGGCTTCAATTTTGCCGTCGGAGAGGAAATCGATCTCTTCATCGGGGAAATCAATCGCCGCTTCGACGTAAATACGCAAGTGGGTGAGGGCTTCCACCAGATGGTTGACCCGTGTGGAGAATGCGCCTTGCAGCGAGTTAAGTGCCGAACGGGCCGCCTGTTCCGAACTGGCATCGATCAGATCGGCAATCGCCTCGGCCTGGGCTAAGTCGAGTTTATCGTTAAGAAACGCGCGTTCTGAAAACTCACCCGGGCGGGCAATCCGCAGGCCGGGAATGGTCAGAATACGTTTTAACAGCAGGTCGAGGATCACCGGACCGCCATGACCCTGCAGTTCCAGCACATCTTCGCCGGTGAACGAGTTCGGGCCAGGGAACCATAGCGCAATCCCCTGATCGAGCACGCTGCCGTCGGCGTCTTTAAACGGAAGATAATCGGCGTAGCGCGGCTTAGGCAGTTTACCCAGCACTGTTTCGGCAACTTCACGGGCTTTGAGGCCGGAGATGCGCAGGATGCCAACGCCGCCACGTCCCGGAGGCGTGGCCTGGGCTACGATAGTGTCATTATCGCTCATGATGTTCCTGTTGCTTTGTGTGGCGGATGCGCGGTGCTTATCCGCCCTACGAAAAGAAAAAAGGCGGTCAACTGACCGCCCTTATTTTAGCGAAAACTCACCGAATCAGGATTTTTTCTTCTCGCGGCTATGCAGGCCACGTTTTTCCAGACCACGGTAAATCAGCTGCTGCTGAATAATGGTAACCAGGTTGCTGACGATATAGTACAGCACCAGACCTGACGGGAACCACAGGAAGAACACGGTGAAGATGACCGGCATAAAGGTCATGATCTTCTGCTGCATCGGGTCGGTCACAGTGGTCGGCGACATCTTCTGAATGAAGAACATCGTTACGCCCATCAGGATCGGCAGGATGTAGTACGGGTCCTGTGCAGACAGGTCGTGGATCCACAGTGCAAACGGCGCCTGACGCAGTTCAACGGAACCCATCAGCATGTAGTACAACGCCAGGAAGATTGGCATCTGGATAATCAGCGGGAAGCAGCCGCCCAGCGGGTTAACCTTCTCAGCTTTGTACAGCGCCATCATTTCCTGGCTGATACGCTGTTTGTCATCGCCCAGACGCTCACGCATAGCCTGAATCTTCGGCTGCAGCATACGCATCTTCGCCATGGAGGTGTACTGCGCTTTGGTCAGCGGGTACATGATGCCACGAACGATAAAGGTGATGATGATAATGGAGAAGCCCCAGTTACCCACAAAGCTATGGATCCATTTCAGCAGTTTGAACAGCGGCTGAGAAATGAACCACAACCAACCGTAATCAACAGTCAGATCCAGGTGCGGAGCAACAGCAGCCATTTTGTCCTGGATTTCAGGGCCAACCCACAGGGTGCTGTTCATCGCGCCAGTCTGACCAGGCTGAACCAGTACCGGCTGAGATTTATAGCCGATAGCGGCGATGCCGTTACCCAGATTAGCGGTGTAGAAGTTGTTGGTGCCGTCGTTATGCGGGATCCACGCAGTCGCGAAATACTGTTGCAGCATCGCCACCCAACCACCTTTCGAAGAGATGTTCAGGTTTTCGTTATCGGCAATGGTATCGAACTTGTATTTCTCGTACTTCTCGTCAGGCGTGGAGTACGCCGCGCCACGGAAAGTATGCAGTGCGAAGTTGCTGCTTCCAGTGTCGAGATGCGGTGGCAGATTGATGGATTGCTTCAACTGGCCAAAGGTGGAGATCTCCAGCGGTTTTTCGCCAGCGTTCTGCACGTTGTAGTTGACGTTGACAGCGTAATCACCACGTTTCAGGACAAACGTTTTGGTAAACGTGTTGCCTGCCGCGTCAGTATACGTCATCGGCACCTGCAGTTCGTTTTGGCCTTCAGCCAGCACATAAGCGTCTTTTTCAACGTTATACAGCGGACGCGGGCCGTTAGCCGGGTTATCCGGGCCATCACGACCGGTCAGACCGCTCTGTGCCTGATAAATAAACTGCGGTGAAGTTTCCAGCAGCTGGAACGGCTGGGTAGAGTTCAGCTCTTTCGGGTATGCCGGGAGCAGAGCCTGTTCAACATCACCACCACGGGTGTTGATGGTCAGATCAAGCACGTCGGTCTTAACCGAAATCAGTTTCCCCTGGCCACTGGCCGGTACGCCCTGGTCGGCGGCGCTACCCGCTGCGGTGGTCGTTGTCTGCGTGGTCTGTTGGGCCTGAGGTTGCGGGTTTTTATCCTGCTCCCAGGCTTGCCAGATCATGAAAGACACGAACAGCAAAGCGATGACTAAAAGATTGCGTTGCGAATCCATCGTTAGTGTTCTCTGGTATCAAATGGTCCGGGCGGGACGGGATCGTCACCACCAGGGTGTAAAGGGTGGCATTTTAATACGCGTTTCACCGTCAACCAACTGCCTTTTATCACTCCAAACCTGCGCAATGCCTCAATTCCGTAGCTTGAACAGGTTGGAGTGAAACGACAATGCGGCCCGAGTAGCGGACTAATCAGGCGTTGATAGACCCGAATGAGGGCTATCAGGACCCGCGAGCCAGGCGACAGTGGCGGCGCCATAATTTTTCCAACGCTTCCGAGAGAGCACGGTTATCGAGGTCGGCAACCCCTTTTTTCGCCACCACCACGAAATCCATAGCCGGGAGTTCATGTTGGCGCAGACGGAAGCTTTCACGCGTCAGACGTTTAATCCGATTGCGTTCATGCGCGCGTCGAACGTTTTTCTTGGCGACAGTAAGACCGATACGGGGATGCCCCAGCGAATTCAGGCGGCCGAGAATGGTAATTTGCGGCGTGCCAGCCCGTTGTGGCTGCTGGAAGACGAATGTGAATTGACTGGGAGTTAACAAACGTAACTCCCTGGGAAATGCGAGCTTAACCACGCAGGGGTTAGCTATATTACTTAGAAACGGTCAGACGAGAGCGGCCTTTAGCACGACGACGTGCCAGAACCTGACGACCATTTTTAGTAGCCATACGAGCACGGAAGCCGTGAGAACGGTTGCGCTTCAGTACAGACGGTTGAAAAGTGCGTTTCATGGCGATTTCTACCTAAACTTGAATAAATTCAATGGCTTTATTGGATATCCGCCGAAAAATGAAACGATGGACACCGAAGCCATGGGTGATTAAAGAGGCCGGATTGTAATAATTGTACACTCCGGAGTCAATTCTCTTTCCTTATTTGCCGCGCTTTTCCGCACCTTTTCGCTGGGAAAATGTACGGCCTCACACCAGTGAAAACCAGCATGGCGCGCCGGGGCGAGGATTATACGGGCTACCGGGTAAAGCGCAAGGATCGTCCAGGATCTTTATTAGATCGATTAAGCCTAATTTTGTCTAAGGTCATTAAATTTTCCAATATGCGGCGTAAATCGTGCCCGCCTTGCGGCAGGATCGTTTACACTTAGCGAGTTCTGGAAAGCCCTGTGGATAAATCGGGAAAATCTGTGAGAAACAGAAGATCTCTTGCGCAGTTTAGGCTATGATCCGCGGTCCCGATCGTTTTGCAGGATCTTGATCGGGCATATAACCGCAGACAGCGGTTCGTGCGTCACCCTCATGCAGGGTCTTTTCGACGTGCGTCAACAATCATGAATGTTTCAGCCTTAGTCATAATCGACTTTTGTTCGAGTGGAGTCCGCCGTGTCACTTTCGCTTTGGCAGCAGTGTCTTGCCCGATTGCAGGATGAGTTACCAGCCACAGAATTCAGTATGTGGATACGCCCATTGCAGGCGGAACTGAGCGATAACACGCTGGCCTTGTACGCGCCAAACCGTTTTGTCCTCGATTGGGTAAGGGACAAGTACCTCAATAATATCAATGGACTGCTAACCAGTTTCTGTGGAGCGGATGCCCCACAGCTGCGTTTTGAAGTGGGCACAAAGCCCGTGACACAAACGCTGAAAGTCCCTGCCAGCAATACAGTTGCACCCGCTCAGGCAGCGCAGGTGCAGCCGCAACGTGCTGCGCCTTCTACGCGCTCAGGCTGGGATAACGTTCCGGCTCCGGCAGAACCGACCTATCGTTCCAACGTCAACGTTAAACATACGTTTGATAACTTCGTCGAAGGTAAATCTAACCAGCTGGCGCGCGCGGCGGCTCGCCAGGTGGCAGACAACCCGGGCGGCGCCTATAACCCGCTGTTCCTTTATGGCGGCACGGGGCTGGGTAAAACTCACCTGCTGCATGCGGTGGGTAATGGCATTATGGCGCGCAAGCCGAATGCCAAAGTGGTTTATATGCACTCCGAACGCTTTGTTCAGGACATGGTAAAAGCCCTGCAAAACAATGCGATCGAAGAGTTTAAACGCTACTACCGTTCCGTTGATGCGCTGCTGATCGACGATATTCAGTTTTTCGCCAATAAAGAACGATCCCAGGAAGAGTTTTTCCATACCTTTAACGCCCTGCTGGAAGGTAATCAGCAGATCATCCTCACGTCGGATCGCTATCCGAAAGAGATCAACGGTGTTGAGGATCGTTTGAAATCTCGCTTCGGCTGGGGGCTGACTGTGGCGATCGAACCGCCAGAGCTGGAAACCCGCGTGGCGATTCTGATGAAAAAGGCCGACGAAAACGACATTCGTTTGCCGGGCGAAGTGGCGTTCTTTATTGCCAAGCGTCTACGATCTAACGTACGTGAGCTGGAAGGGGCGCTGAACCGCGTCATTGCTAACGCCAACTTTACCGGACGGGCGATCACGATTGACTTCGTACGTGAGGCGCTGCGCGACTTACTGGCTTTGCAGGAAAAACTGGTCACTATCGACAATATTCAGAAGACGGTG
The DNA window shown above is from Escherichia sp. E4742 and carries:
- the yidZ gene encoding HTH-type transcriptional regulator YidZ; protein product: MKKSITTLDLNLLLCLQLLMQERSVTKAAKRMNVTPSAVSKSLAKLRIWFDDLLFVNSPLGLTPTPLMVSMEQNLAEWMQMSNLLLDKPHHQTPRGLKFELAAESPLMMIMFNALSKHIYQRYPQATIKLRNWDYDSLDAIIRGEVDIGFTGRESHPRSREQLSLLPLSIDYDVLFTDLPCVWLRKDHPALREEWDLDTFLRYPHISICWEQSDTWALDNVLQESGRERTIAMSLPEFEQSLFMAAQPDNLLLATAPRYCQYYNQLHQLPLVALPLPFDEIQQKKLEVPFTLLWHKRNSHNPKIVWLRETIKNLYASMT
- the tnaB gene encoding low affinity tryptophan permease TnaB; translated protein: MTDQSEKKHSAFWGVMVIAGTVIGGGMFALPVDLAGAWFFWGAFILIIAWFSMLHSGLLLLEANLNYPVGSSFNTITKDLIGNTWNIISGITVAFVLYILTYAYISANGAIISETISMNLGYHANPRIVGICTAIFVASVLWISSLAASRITSLFLGLKIISFVIVFGSFFFQVDYSILRDSTSTTAGTSYFPYIFMALPVCLASFGFHGNIPSLIICYGKKKDKLIKSVVFGSLLALVIYLFWLYCTMGNISRESFKAIISSGGNVDSLVKTFLGTKQHGIIEFCLLVFSNLAVASSFFGVTLGLFDYLADLFKIDNSHGGRFKTVLLTFLPPALLYLVFPNGFIYGIGGAGLCATIWAVIIPAVLAIKARKKFPNQIFTVWGGNLIPAVVILFGIAVILCWFGNVFNVLPKFS
- the tnaC gene encoding tryptophanase leader peptide, with translation MNILHICVTSKWFNIDNKIVDHRP
- the tnaA gene encoding tryptophanase; protein product: MENFKHLPEPFRIRVIEPVKRTTRAYREEAIIKSGMNPFLLDSEDVFIDLLTDSGTGAVTQSMQAAMMRGDEAYSGSRSYYALAESVKNIFGYQYTIPTHQGRGAEQIYIPVLIKKREQEKGLDRSKMVAFSNYFFDTTQGHSQINGCTVRNVYIKEAFDTGVRYDFKGNFDLEGLERGIEEVGPNNVPYIVATITSNSAGGQPVSLANMKAMYSIAKKYDIPVVMDSARFAENAYFIKQREAEYKDWTIEQITRETYKYADMLAMSAKKDAMVPMGGLLCVKDDSFFDVYTECRTLCVVQEGFPTYGGLEGGAMERLAVGLYDGMNHDWLAYRIAQVQYLVDGLEEIGVVCQQAGGHAAFVDAGKLLPHIPADQFPAQALACELYKVAGIRAVEIGSFLLGRDPKTGKQLPCPAELLRLTIPRATYTQTHMDFIIEAFKHVKENATNIKGLTFTYEPKVLRHFTAKLKEV
- the yieF gene encoding class I chromate reductase YieF, with product MSEKLKVVTLLGSLRKGSFNGMVARTLPKIAPAGMEVNALPSIADIPLYDADVQQEDGFPATVEALAEQIRQADGVVIVTPEYNYSVPGGLKNAIDWLSRLPDQPLAGKPVLIQTSSMGVIGGARCQYHLRQILVFLDAMVMNKPEFMGGVIQNKVDPQTGEVIDQGTLDHLTGQLTAFGEFIQRVKL
- the mnmE gene encoding tRNA uridine-5-carboxymethylaminomethyl(34) synthesis GTPase MnmE, yielding MSDNDTIVAQATPPGRGGVGILRISGLKAREVAETVLGKLPKPRYADYLPFKDADGSVLDQGIALWFPGPNSFTGEDVLELQGHGGPVILDLLLKRILTIPGLRIARPGEFSERAFLNDKLDLAQAEAIADLIDASSEQAARSALNSLQGAFSTRVNHLVEALTHLRIYVEAAIDFPDEEIDFLSDGKIEAQLNGVIADLDAVRAEARQGSLLREGMKVVIAGRPNAGKSSLLNALAGREAAIVTDIAGTTRDVLREHIHIDGMPLHIIDTAGLREASDEVERIGIERAWQEIEQADRVLFMVDGTTTDAVDPAEIWPEFIARLPAKLPITVVRNKADITGETLGMSEVNGHALIRLSARTGEGVDVLRNHLKQSMGFDTNMEGGFLARRRHLQALEQAAEHLQQGKAQLLGAWAGELLAEELRLAQQNLSEITGEFTSDDLLGRIFSSFCIGK
- the mdtL gene encoding multidrug efflux MFS transporter MdtL, translating into MSRFLICSFALVLLYPAGIDMYLVGLPRIAADLNASEAQLHIAFSVYLAGMAAAMLFAGKVADRSGRKPVAIPGAALFIIASVFCSLAETSALFLAGRFLQGLGAGCCYVVAFAILRDTLDDRRRAKVLSLLNGITCIIPVLAPVLGHLIMLKFPWQSLFWVMALMGVAVLMLSLFILKETRPATPAASGKTRENTESLLNRFFLSRVLITTLSVSVILTFVNTSPVLLMEIMGFARGEYATIMALTAGVSMTVSFSTPFALGIFKPRTLMITSQVLFLAAGIILAVSPSHAVSLFGITLICAGFSVGFGVAMSQALGPFSLRAGVASSTLGIAQVCGSSLWIWLAAVVGVGAWNMLIGILIACSIVSLLLIMLVAPGRPVTAHEEIHHHT
- a CDS encoding 4'-phosphopantetheinyl transferase family protein produces the protein MATHFARGILTEGHLISVRLPSQCHQEALNLPPHRQSRFLASRGLLAELMFLLYGISELPEIVTQAKGKPVFHDKNLPSFSISYAGNMVGVALTTEGECGLDMELQRATRGFHSPHAPDNHAFSSNESLWISKQNDPNEARAQLITLRRSVLKLTGDVLNDDPRNLQLMPIAGRLKCAHVNHVEAICDAEEVLVWSVAVSPAIEKLNVWEFDGRQGWKSLPDIHSRANNPTSRMMRFAQLSTVKSFLPN